CAGCTTACCTCCCCCTGATCACCCTATCTGATTTCTGTCATACTATTGAATAGGCTCAATCCTGATACAATCATCCCACAGAAATGGGCCAGTAGGTCCCTACTGTACCTACTAGTAGGTACAGTAGGTTGTGATCATCTAATCATTTAGTTGATCCAATGTTGTTAATGCCCAGTAGGCAGAGTAGGTATGTTATAGAGCTCATTTCCCCCACGCCCTTTAGAAGCTTTATTCAGAATATTATCTTTTTAAATTCTTAATACTAAAACCTGAACCATTGACATAAACGTATAAGAGCTATCTAtgacaaacaagaacaaatatgtgcattttttagGCTATATGTTGTGCAAAATGTTAATTGCCTAAATGAATAATGAACTAAAGTGGCTTGTTTGTCAATCTTCCTGAGTCCAcagcaaataaaatacaataaaatattattttataggCTGTATATTCATAATGAAGGTTTtattaacttctttttttttttttttacgataGCCATAGTTTACTGCGGTTGCTCGGCAACCGGTTAGCAGGCACATACCGGAAAAAGACGGAAAGATACGGAAAACTTCGCACTATAGCAGTGGGTGGCTCAGTGTTGATATTTTCAAACGAAACAAAAAGacgaaaaaagaagaaaaaggcgTGTCGACTTCAGGtatgtaattgtttttttttaaatgtaataacatGATAGAATAACAGTGATAATgagaaaaaatggcatttgcaaacgtaatgttttattttctaatctAAAAGTTAGCTTACCACCGATGACATTAGGTTAGCATTGCGTGAAGTCCACAGTGTCGCGTGCGTGTGTACAAATGCATAATTTATTCGAGATTCGAGTTCCATAAACACTTACAATATAACAGATGTTTACAGGACCACCACGAACTAGTTTAAACTCCCCCATTTATCAATATTTGCCTATAGATTGTTGTAGCACAACTTAAAGAACAACTTAAAATTGCCATGATGATGAATTTgcctttttctgctttcattcaGGTGCATGATGGAGGAGAAAATAACAGGTAAGGAATATTTGCAAATTTATGACTGCCAAGAATAGGTTCACAGTCCATAACATCATACATAAACAGTAGGCCTGCATAGACAgttaaatgtttttcctttttgttgtcAACAGAATGGACAAAAATAGAGGGGGAGATGAGGAAAAAGCTCAAGGCGTTCTTTGAGCGTGGCATGACCTGTGTTGGGTCGCCACTTATTCAGGAGGCTTCTGCCGAAACTGGTTTAGATACCAGTGTCGTAGAGATCTGGTTTATTTTCTACCATTTCTCAAACGTTGACATGGTTATGGGTAAAGGTTCTTTGAGGTTGGATTGCATGAACTGCATATGTTCCATCAGTATTTCTGCACTATTATTTAAAAGTTTGAGAATAGCAGCTAACACTGACATCAAATTGTGTACTTctaaatattttacacaggTATTAACAAAGttacaaattttattttctttcagaattgGCTGGGCAATTACAAGAGGACTTTTAGCACCTCATAAAAGCCCCccaaaaaactgctaaaaagaGATTTGTCAGCGTACAATCTCTTTTGCAGGGATGTCTTAAAAAAGTCTTTTCCTCAAAGGTTTTTGTTTGGGACTACAATGCATTTAGAAGTAACTGATGtgaatatattatatatttgtgTTGGGTGAAAGAACGGCCTTAGCTGTGGTATGATGAGTACATAATGCATTCATTAGAGATCATTATTCAAAGAATGACAGTTGTCTGACTGAAATGTCCATGTAGCATATTGTAACTCTTTTACAGGAGTTGTTTTTGAACTTGAGTCTAACAGCTATAGTGTAGATACTTGTACTTGAGATAAACTTGGGGGACGTCTTTATTGCAAGGAAAGATAACAGATTAATGATGTAAACGTTTTTTCCCAAGTTCCCTGAAAGACTTTAATCGGTGGTCCAAGTTAGGGACAGAGGACAGGCAAAAATACAAAGAGGAGGCAGCTGCTTTAAAAGCAAACCCGAAGGACTTTAGTCCTGACATGAGGGCACTAAAGATTAAGAGGCACATGAAGCAGCTTTAGGTTGATTTTTTGCGTCTTGATTATCTTTAACACTCAGTTCCTTTAAGTATGAGATGTCTTTTGGATTTTGTCGTGCTGAAGGTGTCTCAACTGGAGGAGTTGGGTGTGGAAACGGCTATGTTAGCCGTTGACCGCCTGAATCCAGAGCCGTCTGTCATTCAGATCGCCAGtaaaaaggctgcagtgtttctggaggaaacaaacacagcaaattCATTTGCTGTCAAAATGTCAggtaatatatataataaactAAAATGATTTTATGTGTTGTCTGTATTAGCAATGTCCAGCTTTCATCCTCCTACTGTGTGTTCTATCATACAGCTCCTGCTGCGTAAGtatctttttgctgttttctaaaacatgttttttgtcatttaatagtgATAATAACAATTATAATTTCAAGGCACTTTTCAGGTCATCCAAGGCCACCTCACATATatgaaaaaacataataaacagttttaaataaacatgttgTGTCAATATCTTTAGGAAGCTGCTCTTCATCAACTGTTGAAAGTGTCCATGACCTGGTGAAGAAGGTCCAGGAAATcttcaatcagaaatacagtaagctgctttttctgcaaaaataacatacctaaacaaatgaaaatgaaatgatgaaaaaaagaattaaCGGTGGGCTTTTCTAGGACATCATTGATGAAACTTGCTGATGTGTCATCAATCAGGAAATCATTTAATTCCATGTAATCCTCGTAATTaaatcagaccagagaattcTAAATTAAGTCTGACTACCACACCTAGATAGCCCGGTTGAAAGTCACAGAAAGAGAGCATGTAGACGGCATGCGACTGCGTGTTAGAGTCCCGCCTCTCAAGACATTAACTTTGctcttttcctttattttcgGGAGAAAGTCACTGCTCAATTCACTCATTCACCATTAATCCTCCCCGGAGGTCAAAGTGAACCATAAACTTTATGGTTAGATTGCTGGATTTCACCTTTTGTGTTAGAAGTAAAAGCAAAATATGTATAACTGCCACATGCCACATGTGCCACATGTTTAATTGTAGATTGATGATCTTTGATTTCAGAGTCAGAAGTACCTATGGATACCATCGTGTGTCCCCCACAGGATAAAAGATATGGTAATGTATAATTTCTGTCAACTGCACCTGCAATGTCTTGAACTCCACTGTTTTGTCAGCAATAGCAATCTAGACCAGGGGTCACCAACCTTTTTGACACTAAGGGCTACTTTATGGGTCCTGAGTCTTATGAAGGGCTACCAGTTTGATACACTCCTCTGAAAtaacaaattcaaaacaaataGCTTTTTTGAGAATAGGAAtaggaatagaatagaataggttAGAGTTCACCTACACTTGTGTAAATGTTTATATTAAacacattgttaatgttttttaagaTATAGTCATTTTCAAAtcttgtgatttaaaaaaaaatactgtgttGTTGACCCCTGATCAAGACATATGACAGCCTACAGCACTGCAAGATGGACACAAACGCTGTGCAGAACCAGAAATTGTTAGTTAAACTACATTGTCAGTTTTAGTATACAGTATAAAATAGTCAATATGATTTGCAATTTGAAGTACCTTTTTCATAGTCAGAAAATTTCCCTCCCTCATCTTCTTTGATGTATGTGGATGGTGGCAGTTGTCTGAAGAACCCCTCTGTCATGGACGCTCTGTTATGGAGCACCTTGTCCTCGTGTATGGCAAGATCACAAGATGTGCAGTATAATTGTCTTGGCAAACACTCTCGACACATCACTACTGCAACCTTTTGTTTACAGTGGTGACACAAACCCTCTTTAGGCTTGTCAGATGACAACATGTGATTGACCATAACTGGCTTTAACACAGTCCATTTTTCTTAAGTGGAAGCTTTCCTATCCCTCCAATGTCAGGAGGCCAGTTCATCAGTAGGACATTCCAAGAGGTCTTGTACTTCTAGGATGAGGGAGTcttgaaaatttggaaaaacatACAGCTTTAATTAATCATACAATGACATGAGGGAACAAGCAAAATGTGTAGAGGTAgagaaaagaacaacaacaaaaacaaacacacctaaATTTCCGATGGTCCCAGACTCTGTTTCTTGGCAACTAGATGAAGCACATGATGGATCTATGCTTCTGGAGGAAACTGCAGATTGTGGAAATTAAATTTATGATAATGTAAGTTAAAGGAAAATCTAAAGGACTGATTTATCATacgaaaacaaaaaagataattACCATTGATAGAACCTTGCTTCTGTTTCACCCCAGTTGAACCACGTTTCCGAACCTCTCCTGATCGACTTCTTTTTGGAAGAATTTGCCTTCCTCAAGCCAATTCACCTGTTCAGCCTGTGTGTTTGACGTgctggctgctgctgatgtctgcttaagaaacacagacacacacacacacacacttacttaTACAATACCCATAACCTCTGAGATAGAGGTGCAATGGCACAAGCTAGTAAAGAGAACATACATGCTGATATATTCTTAGCAAGATAGCGAGCTCGAGCAGGGTCCTCAATCAAATAAAATATACTTAAATACACCAACTGTAACTTCAATATTAACCACTGCAGAATTATCACTTttcaatattattaaaataccaaaaacGAAAAGCTTCTTAAAAGTACAATGTATGTCTGAGCGGTTATATTATGTTGCATTCCACTGCACAAAATTAAGCGGCTGGAGAAGGTCTATAGActtaggccccatccacacgaagacaaaacgctgaacagtttcaaaaacgatcgccataaagacgaaggcgtctcagaaaatgtatgCGTCtatgaatgcactcgatacacatggaaacactgtaaaacacatgccagacctctaggggcgctgtgacgatatgacggaaacgcgcaaacagaagaaaaacagtgggcatgcgcacttgcggcgagagttgtaaacagagaccaagccaGGGTGTATCCATAAAGtgccgtaatgtgtcctcgataattgtttgttcaactcggtggtgattgagaagaaggagattttgctgcaacagggatagtagggtcactagcttcgTTGCCGTGTGTGGCACATGCGTGTCAGATATgaaagatacgaaactatgacgcaagcgtatctgaaaagtagcggatagccagtaaacacggatgggaaaaaaaaaagccagtgaacacagagctgcttttacggtgtttcaaaatctttccactctggaacctggtttcaaaaatgatcgtttacagacccccaaaacgccgtcttcgtgtgaatgatacgcagattcggcaagaaacttatgtgtttagacctcgttttgtcttcgtATGGATGGGGCTTTAATCCTCTCTCACACAAAAGATGAAAACCATCGTCATGAGGTCATACTTACCTTACACTCTTCCAAGAGCACATCTACAAGAAATACGGCATTGTCGTCTTCTCGCGGATCCATTTTAGTAGTGTAATTTAAAAGCTCTTTCCACAAGTTCAGACTACTACAGAACCTGCAAAATCCTGGAAAAATGCGACTTTAGCATACCGGATGTCCAAAACCGGAGGTTATTTGTtcgctgttttttaaaattatttaacc
This is a stretch of genomic DNA from Acanthochromis polyacanthus isolate Apoly-LR-REF ecotype Palm Island chromosome 1, KAUST_Apoly_ChrSc, whole genome shotgun sequence. It encodes these proteins:
- the zgc:113176 gene encoding uncharacterized protein zgc:113176 → MEEKITEWTKIEGEMRKKLKAFFERGMTCVGSPLIQEASAETGLDTSVVENWLGNYKRTFNFNRWSKLGTEDRQKYKEEAAALKANPKDFSPDMRALKIKRHMKQLVLKVSQLEELGVETAMLAVDRLNPEPSVIQIASKKAAVFLEETNTANSFAVKMSAPAA